One segment of Cyanobium sp. ATX 6F1 DNA contains the following:
- a CDS encoding ABC transporter permease: MRSTFRRYRRTLRRFWATSLTAELEYQANFLIELLSVGGNLAGSVFLLSLFFANGRSLGGWSWEQALVVLGIYTLLDGITSTLLQPNLSTIVTHVRTGTLDFVLLKPIDSQFWLSARTVSPWGLPGVVLGLTLIVVAAARSGARADPLTLLSVSLLLLSSTLILYALWFVLAATSIWFVKVWNATEVLRSALVAGRYPISAYPAALRTFFTVVLPVAFLTTVPAEAILGTGSARWLLASLVVAAAALAFSRWFWGFALRFYTSASS; this comes from the coding sequence TTGCGCTCGACGTTCAGACGCTATCGGCGCACCCTGCGGCGCTTCTGGGCCACCTCGCTCACGGCGGAGCTGGAATATCAGGCGAATTTCCTGATTGAGCTGCTTTCGGTGGGCGGCAACCTGGCGGGCAGTGTCTTTCTGCTCTCGCTGTTCTTCGCCAATGGCCGCAGCCTGGGGGGCTGGAGCTGGGAGCAGGCGCTGGTGGTGCTGGGGATCTACACCCTGCTTGATGGGATCACCAGCACCCTGCTGCAGCCGAACCTGAGCACGATCGTCACCCACGTGCGCACCGGCACGCTGGATTTCGTGCTGCTCAAACCGATCGACAGCCAGTTCTGGCTCTCGGCGCGCACGGTGTCGCCCTGGGGACTGCCGGGGGTGGTGCTGGGACTGACGTTGATCGTGGTGGCCGCGGCGCGCTCCGGCGCCCGAGCCGATCCGCTCACGCTGCTGAGTGTGTCCCTGCTGCTGCTCTCCAGCACCTTGATCCTGTATGCGCTCTGGTTCGTGCTGGCGGCCACCAGCATCTGGTTCGTGAAGGTCTGGAACGCCACCGAGGTGCTGCGTTCGGCTCTGGTGGCCGGCCGCTACCCGATCAGCGCCTATCCGGCGGCCCTGCGCACCTTCTTCACCGTGGTGCTGCCGGTGGCCTTCCTCACCACCGTGCCCGCCGAGGCGATCCTGGGCACGGGCAGCGCCCGCTGGCTGCTGGCCTCGTTGGTCGTGGCGGCGGCGGCGCTGGCCTTCAGCCGCTGGTTCTGGGGCTTTGCCCTGCGCTTCTACACCTCGGCTTCCAGCTGA
- a CDS encoding MFS transporter — MRQPLAVLPREVWLIGLISLVNDGASELIYPLLPLYLSSVLMAGPRALGLIEGVAEATASLLKLVSGVVVDRTRRTKPWIVGGYGLAALARPLIALVASWPALLLLRFLDRVGKGLRTSPRDALLAGCVGADQRGLAFGVHRAMDNAGAVIGPLVAALLLAQQVPLRQIILGAALPGALCVALALSLRERPGPAPRTAPAAAPAARFDWRVGSLPPELRRYLAVVALFTLGNSSNLFLLLRAQELGVPPAQVPLLWAAVSAVAMLFSAPLAGWSDRVGRWQLLVGGYGAYALFYLLLGNLRLGGMALFALFGFYGLFMAATEGVEKALVADLAPPEQRGRAFGWFNLTTGALLLPASILFGWLYQAASPAAAFGLSASCSLAAALLLARFRPGAGGALASP, encoded by the coding sequence ATGCGCCAACCACTGGCGGTGCTGCCCCGCGAGGTGTGGCTGATCGGCCTGATCAGCCTGGTCAACGATGGCGCCAGCGAGCTGATCTACCCGCTGCTGCCCCTCTATCTCAGCTCCGTGCTGATGGCGGGGCCCCGGGCCCTGGGGCTGATCGAGGGTGTGGCGGAGGCCACCGCCAGCCTGCTCAAGCTCGTCTCCGGCGTGGTGGTCGATCGCACCCGCAGGACCAAGCCCTGGATCGTGGGCGGCTACGGGCTGGCGGCCCTGGCCCGCCCCCTGATCGCCCTGGTGGCCTCCTGGCCGGCGTTGCTGCTGCTGCGCTTCCTCGATCGGGTCGGCAAGGGCCTGCGCACCTCCCCCCGTGACGCCCTGCTGGCGGGCTGCGTCGGAGCCGACCAGCGCGGGCTGGCCTTCGGGGTGCACCGCGCCATGGACAACGCCGGCGCCGTCATCGGTCCGCTGGTGGCGGCACTGTTGCTGGCCCAGCAGGTGCCCCTGCGCCAGATCATCCTCGGGGCCGCCCTGCCCGGGGCCCTGTGCGTGGCCCTGGCCCTGAGCCTGCGGGAACGCCCGGGGCCTGCTCCCCGAACCGCGCCGGCGGCGGCTCCCGCCGCTCGCTTCGACTGGCGGGTGGGATCCCTGCCGCCTGAGCTGCGCCGCTACCTGGCGGTGGTGGCCCTGTTCACCCTGGGCAACTCCTCCAACCTGTTCCTGCTGCTGCGGGCCCAGGAGCTGGGGGTGCCCCCCGCCCAGGTGCCGCTGCTCTGGGCGGCGGTGTCAGCGGTGGCGATGCTGTTTTCGGCCCCGCTGGCGGGCTGGTCGGATCGGGTGGGCCGCTGGCAACTGCTGGTGGGCGGCTACGGCGCCTACGCACTCTTCTATCTGCTGCTCGGCAACTTGAGGCTGGGGGGCATGGCCCTGTTTGCCCTGTTCGGGTTCTATGGCCTGTTCATGGCCGCCACCGAAGGGGTGGAGAAGGCGCTGGTGGCGGATCTGGCCCCGCCGGAGCAGCGGGGCCGCGCCTTCGGCTGGTTCAACCTGACCACCGGGGCCCTGCTGCTGCCGGCGTCGATCCTGTTCGGCTGGCTCTACCAGGCGGCCAGCCCAGCGGCGGCCTTCGGCTTATCCGCCAGTTGCTCCCTGGCGGCCGCCCTGCTGCTGGCCCGGTTCCGACCAGGCGCCGGAGGCGCCTTGGCCTCGCCCTGA
- a CDS encoding ATP-binding cassette domain-containing protein → MPIIRADNLSKTYRVADKQPGLRGTLRHFVARRHRDVPAVTGVSFQVEPGEVVGFLGPNGAGKTTTLKMLSGLIHPTGGSVRVAGFEPARRQGAFLNQITLVMGQKQQLIWDLPPLDSLRVNAAVYGIPDAVAKRRIDELAQMLELGPELTRPVRKLSLGERMKAELMAALLHQPAVLFLDEPTLGLDVNAQVRVRDFLADYNRRTGATVLLTSHYMGDITALCPRVLLIHQGHLFHDGSLEALTERLAPHRQVRLELKQPQPREAFAGYGSLEECQGHQVRLLIPREGLTATVGRLLTAFEVVDLEVSEPPVEELIGRLFRQGSVG, encoded by the coding sequence CGCGCCGACAACCTCTCCAAGACCTACCGGGTCGCCGACAAGCAGCCGGGTCTGCGCGGCACGCTGCGCCATTTCGTGGCGCGCCGCCACCGTGATGTGCCGGCGGTCACCGGGGTGAGTTTCCAGGTCGAACCTGGGGAGGTGGTGGGCTTTCTGGGCCCCAATGGCGCCGGCAAGACCACCACCCTCAAGATGCTCTCGGGGCTGATCCACCCCACGGGCGGCTCGGTGCGGGTGGCGGGCTTCGAGCCCGCCCGGCGCCAGGGCGCTTTTCTGAACCAGATCACGCTGGTGATGGGTCAGAAGCAGCAGTTGATCTGGGACCTGCCACCGCTCGATTCCCTGCGGGTCAATGCGGCCGTCTACGGCATCCCCGACGCTGTGGCCAAGCGCCGCATCGACGAGCTGGCGCAGATGCTCGAACTGGGCCCCGAATTGACGCGGCCGGTGCGCAAGCTCTCCCTGGGCGAGCGCATGAAGGCCGAGCTGATGGCCGCCCTGCTCCATCAGCCCGCGGTGCTGTTCCTGGATGAACCCACCCTGGGGCTGGATGTCAACGCCCAGGTGCGGGTGCGTGATTTCCTCGCTGACTACAACCGCCGCACGGGTGCCACCGTGCTGCTCACCAGCCACTACATGGGCGACATCACCGCCCTCTGCCCGCGGGTGCTGCTGATCCACCAGGGCCACCTGTTCCATGACGGCTCCCTCGAGGCCCTCACCGAACGGCTCGCCCCCCACCGCCAGGTGCGGTTGGAGCTGAAGCAGCCCCAGCCACGGGAGGCGTTCGCCGGTTACGGCAGCCTGGAGGAGTGCCAGGGGCACCAGGTGCGACTGCTGATTCCTCGCGAGGGCCTCACGGCCACGGTGGGTCGTCTGCTCACGGCCTTTGAGGTGGTGGATCTGGAGGTGAGCGAGCCGCCTGTGGAGGAGCTGATCGGGCGGCTGTTTCGCCAGGGATCGGTGGGGTGA
- a CDS encoding carbonic anhydrase, producing the protein MTPQPACPSVLTKAAAARGQGDNRRNRRSAVTIAPTPATGPMESPAGQSAAGQWATGQSPIDQPSLEPQTGENPFSPDQVLDGLRAGHQRFLDGHSLHPHSDRRRMLELEEAQHPMAAVLGCADSRVPVELLFDTGFGDLFVVRNAGTMSFTAAIASLEFAVGHLGVPVIVVLGHDRCGAVQAALNPKLTLTPNLAQVVGQLRMELNSLGVSDDLEQACRHHTLNSARNLVDSSVLLTDRMREGKLQVEAAYYNLHTTSIDWMGTVMPVRFTTI; encoded by the coding sequence ATGACTCCCCAGCCGGCATGTCCGTCGGTGCTCACCAAGGCAGCGGCGGCCCGAGGCCAGGGCGACAATCGCCGCAACCGCCGCTCCGCCGTGACGATCGCCCCGACACCCGCCACGGGGCCCATGGAGTCGCCCGCAGGTCAGTCGGCTGCAGGTCAGTGGGCCACAGGTCAGTCACCCATCGACCAGCCGTCGCTCGAGCCGCAGACCGGCGAGAACCCCTTCTCACCGGATCAGGTTCTTGACGGGCTGCGGGCGGGTCATCAACGCTTCCTCGATGGTCATTCGCTCCATCCCCACAGCGACCGGCGCCGGATGCTGGAGCTCGAGGAGGCCCAGCACCCGATGGCGGCGGTGCTGGGCTGCGCCGATTCGCGCGTGCCGGTGGAGCTGCTGTTTGACACCGGCTTCGGCGATCTGTTCGTGGTGCGCAACGCCGGCACCATGTCGTTCACGGCGGCGATCGCCTCGCTGGAGTTCGCCGTGGGCCACCTGGGGGTGCCCGTGATCGTGGTGCTGGGCCACGACCGCTGCGGGGCGGTGCAGGCGGCCCTCAACCCGAAGCTCACCCTCACCCCGAACCTGGCCCAGGTGGTGGGGCAACTGCGCATGGAGCTCAACAGCCTGGGGGTGAGCGACGACCTGGAGCAGGCCTGCCGCCACCACACGCTCAACTCCGCCCGCAACCTGGTGGATTCGAGCGTGCTGCTCACCGACCGCATGCGCGAAGGCAAATTGCAGGTGGAGGCCGCCTACTACAACCTGCACACCACCTCGATCGACTGGATGGGCACGGTGATGCCGGTGCGGTTCACGACGATCTGA
- a CDS encoding AbrB/MazE/SpoVT family DNA-binding domain-containing protein: MAVLSPQDSDTGEGALVTLSSKGQLVIPAALRRRLGLGPGSRLSLTLEGEGLRLEVESAPRTHRATEVIGCSGYRGPALPIEAMDPAAFAVRP; encoded by the coding sequence GTGGCCGTTCTCTCCCCACAGGATTCCGACACCGGGGAGGGCGCCTTGGTCACCCTGTCCTCCAAGGGGCAGCTGGTGATTCCCGCGGCTCTGCGCCGCCGGCTGGGGCTTGGTCCCGGCTCCAGGCTCTCTCTGACCCTGGAGGGGGAAGGGTTGCGGCTGGAGGTCGAATCCGCCCCCAGGACCCACCGGGCCACGGAGGTGATCGGCTGCAGTGGCTACCGGGGGCCCGCGTTGCCGATCGAAGCCATGGACCCGGCGGCCTTTGCCGTTCGCCCCTGA
- a CDS encoding molecular chaperone DnaJ has translation MSPALVRQKPKPAAQQASGSNAASTRGFGGKAAATPKVAGGKGRKRKGTGLTAADRSPLGKSPDLEAIEARHLLGLALAGRLSSDVVTQAWKRAAGEHHPDRGGQHHTMTAINGARDLLLGRRLD, from the coding sequence ATGAGTCCGGCCCTCGTTCGGCAGAAACCGAAACCGGCAGCCCAGCAGGCCAGCGGCTCCAACGCGGCCAGCACCAGAGGCTTCGGCGGCAAGGCCGCCGCGACACCGAAAGTGGCGGGCGGCAAGGGGCGGAAGCGCAAGGGAACGGGCCTGACGGCGGCCGATCGCTCGCCCCTGGGCAAGAGTCCGGATCTGGAGGCGATCGAAGCGCGGCACCTGCTGGGCCTGGCCCTGGCGGGGCGCCTCAGCAGCGACGTGGTCACCCAGGCCTGGAAACGGGCGGCCGGCGAGCACCATCCCGACCGCGGCGGCCAGCACCACACGATGACCGCGATCAACGGCGCCCGCGACCTGCTGCTGGGCCGGCGGCTGGACTGA
- a CDS encoding type II toxin-antitoxin system VapC family toxin, with translation MARPVALDTNLLVRLVTNDDPAQAALAAAAIEASEACFVPLTVSLELEWVLRGAYKLDKQAVLAAFAGLLSVRQLRFEQEELVRGALELHRKGLDFSDALHHQGSGSCAVLLSFDRSFVRQARHLSLAPPVQRPQAPSAT, from the coding sequence ATGGCACGTCCCGTCGCCCTCGACACCAACCTGCTGGTGCGCCTGGTCACCAACGACGACCCCGCCCAGGCCGCCCTCGCGGCGGCGGCGATCGAGGCCTCCGAGGCCTGTTTCGTGCCGCTCACGGTGTCCCTGGAATTGGAGTGGGTGTTGCGGGGGGCCTACAAGCTCGACAAACAGGCCGTGCTGGCCGCCTTCGCTGGACTGCTCAGCGTGCGACAGCTGCGCTTCGAGCAGGAGGAGCTGGTGCGGGGCGCCCTGGAGCTCCATCGCAAGGGACTCGATTTCTCTGATGCCCTGCACCACCAGGGCAGCGGCAGCTGTGCCGTGCTGCTGAGCTTTGATCGGAGCTTCGTGCGCCAGGCCCGGCACCTCAGCCTTGCGCCTCCCGTTCAACGTCCCCAAGCCCCCTCCGCTACGTGA
- a CDS encoding ABC transporter permease: MLEYRAEIALWALSGVLPLIMLGVWSGSGAAADSGFSPLQLTRYFLAAFVVRQFTIIWVIHAFEEDNLQGRLSPYLLQPLPPLWRYLAAHLAEQATRLPFVVVILALVFLVLPHTFWLPTPATFLLAVLATLMVFLLRFLIQSLITMLCFWSERAAALERLQMIPYLFLSGLVAPLDTFPEGMRAFAYATPFPWMIGFPAQLLSGGEVNLALGFGALLGWTLLVFPFVLLLWRAGVRRYSAMGA, encoded by the coding sequence ATGCTCGAGTACCGCGCCGAGATCGCCCTATGGGCGCTCTCCGGTGTGTTGCCGCTGATCATGCTCGGGGTCTGGAGCGGTTCGGGGGCCGCCGCTGATTCAGGCTTCAGCCCCCTGCAGCTGACGCGCTACTTCCTGGCGGCCTTCGTGGTGCGTCAGTTCACGATCATCTGGGTGATCCATGCCTTTGAGGAGGACAACCTCCAGGGCCGCCTCTCCCCCTACCTGCTGCAGCCGCTGCCGCCGTTGTGGCGCTACCTGGCCGCACACCTGGCGGAGCAGGCCACCCGGCTGCCCTTCGTGGTCGTGATTCTGGCGCTGGTGTTCCTGGTGCTGCCCCACACCTTCTGGTTGCCAACGCCTGCGACTTTCCTGCTGGCGGTGCTGGCCACCTTAATGGTGTTCCTGCTGCGCTTTTTGATCCAGAGCCTGATCACGATGCTCTGCTTCTGGAGTGAACGGGCCGCCGCCCTGGAGCGCCTGCAGATGATCCCCTACCTGTTCCTCTCCGGCCTGGTGGCGCCCCTGGACACCTTCCCCGAGGGCATGCGCGCCTTCGCCTACGCCACGCCGTTCCCCTGGATGATCGGCTTTCCGGCCCAGCTGCTCAGCGGTGGGGAGGTGAATCTGGCCCTCGGCTTCGGGGCCCTGCTGGGCTGGACGCTGCTGGTGTTTCCGTTCGTGCTGCTGCTGTGGCGCGCCGGCGTGCGCCGTTACTCGGCGATGGGGGCATGA